The following are encoded in a window of Peromyscus eremicus chromosome 12, PerEre_H2_v1, whole genome shotgun sequence genomic DNA:
- the Vps26c gene encoding vacuolar protein sorting-associated protein 26C isoform X4: MGTSLDIKIKRANKVYHAGEMLSGVVVISSKDSVQHQGVSLTMEGTVNLQLSAKSVGVFEAFYNSVKYTLRCDMRRSLLAKDLTKTCEFIVHSVPQKGKLTPSPVDFTITPETLQNVKERASLPKFLIRGHLNSTNCAITQPLTGELVVEHSDAAIRSIELQLVRVETCGCAEGYARDATEIQNIQIADGDICRNLSVPLYMVFPRLFTCPTLETTNFKVEFEVNVVVLLHADHLITENFPLKLCRT; encoded by the exons GAAATGCTCTCTGGTGTGGTGGTCATCTCTAGCAAGGACTCTGTCCAGCATCAGGGAGTGTCTTTGACAATGGAAGGGACTGTCAACCTCCAGCTGAGTGCCAAAAGTGTGGGTGTGTTCGAAGCCTTCTACAACTCCGTGAAG TACACACTGCGCTGTGACATGCGGCGGTCCCTGCTGGCCAAGGACCTGACCAAGACCTGCGAATTCATCGTTCACTCTGTG CCTCAGAAGGGGAAGCTGACTCCAAGTCCCGTTGACTTCACGATCACTCCGGAAACCTTGCAGAACGTCAAAGAG AGGGCCTCACTTCCCAAATTCCTCATCAGAGGACATCTCAACTCCACCAATTGTGCAATCACGCAGCCCCTGACAGGAGAGCTGGTGGTGGAGCATTCGGATGCTGCCATCCGGAGCATAGAGCTTCAGCTGGTGCGGGTGGAGACCTGTG GGTGTGCAGAAGGCTACGCACGTGATGCCACAGAGATTCAGAATATTCAAATCGCTGATGGGGACATTTGTAGAAACCTTTCTGTCCCTCTGTACATGGTCTTTCCCAGACTGTTCACCTGCCCAACCCTGGAGACCACTAACTTCAAAGTGG AGTTTGAGGTTAATGTGGTGGTCCTTCTTCATGCTGATCACCTCATCACGGAGAATTTCCCACTGAAGCTCTGCCGGACCTAG
- the Vps26c gene encoding vacuolar protein sorting-associated protein 26C isoform X1, which produces MGTSLDIKIKRANKVYHAGEMLSGVVVISSKDSVQHQGVSLTMEGTVNLQLSAKSVGVFEAFYNSVKPIQILNSTIDVLKPGKLPSGKTEIPFEFPLHVKGSKVLYETYHGVFVNIQYTLRCDMRRSLLAKDLTKTCEFIVHSVPQKGKLTPSPVDFTITPETLQNVKERASLPKFLIRGHLNSTNCAITQPLTGELVVEHSDAAIRSIELQLVRVETCGCAEGYARDATEIQNIQIADGDICRNLSVPLYMVFPRLFTCPTLETTNFKVEFEVNVVVLLHADHLITENFPLKLCRT; this is translated from the exons GAAATGCTCTCTGGTGTGGTGGTCATCTCTAGCAAGGACTCTGTCCAGCATCAGGGAGTGTCTTTGACAATGGAAGGGACTGTCAACCTCCAGCTGAGTGCCAAAAGTGTGGGTGTGTTCGAAGCCTTCTACAACTCCGTGAAG CCGATCCAGATTCTTAACAGCACCATAGATGTGCTGAAGCCAGGAAAGCTCCCCAGTGGCAAGACTGAGATTCCCTTTGAGTTTCCTCTGCACGTCAAGGGCAGCAAAGTCCTGTATGAGACCTACCACGGCGTGTTTGTGAACATTCAG TACACACTGCGCTGTGACATGCGGCGGTCCCTGCTGGCCAAGGACCTGACCAAGACCTGCGAATTCATCGTTCACTCTGTG CCTCAGAAGGGGAAGCTGACTCCAAGTCCCGTTGACTTCACGATCACTCCGGAAACCTTGCAGAACGTCAAAGAG AGGGCCTCACTTCCCAAATTCCTCATCAGAGGACATCTCAACTCCACCAATTGTGCAATCACGCAGCCCCTGACAGGAGAGCTGGTGGTGGAGCATTCGGATGCTGCCATCCGGAGCATAGAGCTTCAGCTGGTGCGGGTGGAGACCTGTG GGTGTGCAGAAGGCTACGCACGTGATGCCACAGAGATTCAGAATATTCAAATCGCTGATGGGGACATTTGTAGAAACCTTTCTGTCCCTCTGTACATGGTCTTTCCCAGACTGTTCACCTGCCCAACCCTGGAGACCACTAACTTCAAAGTGG AGTTTGAGGTTAATGTGGTGGTCCTTCTTCATGCTGATCACCTCATCACGGAGAATTTCCCACTGAAGCTCTGCCGGACCTAG
- the Vps26c gene encoding vacuolar protein sorting-associated protein 26C isoform X3, translating into MGTSLDIKIKRANKVYHAGEMLSGVVVISSKDSVQHQGVSLTMEGTVNLQLSAKSVGVFEAFYNSVKPIQILNSTIDVLKPGKLPSGKTEIPFEFPLHVKGSKVLYETYHGVFVNIQYTLRCDMRRSLLAKDLTKTCEFIVHSVPQKGKLTPSPVDFTITPETLQNVKERASLPKFLIRGHLNSTNCAITQPLTGELVVEHSDAAIRSIELQLVRVETCGCAEGYARDATEIQNIQIADGDICRNLSVPLYMVFPRLFTCPTLETTNFKVVPQ; encoded by the exons GAAATGCTCTCTGGTGTGGTGGTCATCTCTAGCAAGGACTCTGTCCAGCATCAGGGAGTGTCTTTGACAATGGAAGGGACTGTCAACCTCCAGCTGAGTGCCAAAAGTGTGGGTGTGTTCGAAGCCTTCTACAACTCCGTGAAG CCGATCCAGATTCTTAACAGCACCATAGATGTGCTGAAGCCAGGAAAGCTCCCCAGTGGCAAGACTGAGATTCCCTTTGAGTTTCCTCTGCACGTCAAGGGCAGCAAAGTCCTGTATGAGACCTACCACGGCGTGTTTGTGAACATTCAG TACACACTGCGCTGTGACATGCGGCGGTCCCTGCTGGCCAAGGACCTGACCAAGACCTGCGAATTCATCGTTCACTCTGTG CCTCAGAAGGGGAAGCTGACTCCAAGTCCCGTTGACTTCACGATCACTCCGGAAACCTTGCAGAACGTCAAAGAG AGGGCCTCACTTCCCAAATTCCTCATCAGAGGACATCTCAACTCCACCAATTGTGCAATCACGCAGCCCCTGACAGGAGAGCTGGTGGTGGAGCATTCGGATGCTGCCATCCGGAGCATAGAGCTTCAGCTGGTGCGGGTGGAGACCTGTG GGTGTGCAGAAGGCTACGCACGTGATGCCACAGAGATTCAGAATATTCAAATCGCTGATGGGGACATTTGTAGAAACCTTTCTGTCCCTCTGTACATGGTCTTTCCCAGACTGTTCACCTGCCCAACCCTGGAGACCACTAACTTCAAAGTGG TGCCTCAGTGA
- the Vps26c gene encoding vacuolar protein sorting-associated protein 26C isoform X2, protein MLSGVVVISSKDSVQHQGVSLTMEGTVNLQLSAKSVGVFEAFYNSVKPIQILNSTIDVLKPGKLPSGKTEIPFEFPLHVKGSKVLYETYHGVFVNIQYTLRCDMRRSLLAKDLTKTCEFIVHSVPQKGKLTPSPVDFTITPETLQNVKERASLPKFLIRGHLNSTNCAITQPLTGELVVEHSDAAIRSIELQLVRVETCGCAEGYARDATEIQNIQIADGDICRNLSVPLYMVFPRLFTCPTLETTNFKVEFEVNVVVLLHADHLITENFPLKLCRT, encoded by the exons ATGCTCTCTGGTGTGGTGGTCATCTCTAGCAAGGACTCTGTCCAGCATCAGGGAGTGTCTTTGACAATGGAAGGGACTGTCAACCTCCAGCTGAGTGCCAAAAGTGTGGGTGTGTTCGAAGCCTTCTACAACTCCGTGAAG CCGATCCAGATTCTTAACAGCACCATAGATGTGCTGAAGCCAGGAAAGCTCCCCAGTGGCAAGACTGAGATTCCCTTTGAGTTTCCTCTGCACGTCAAGGGCAGCAAAGTCCTGTATGAGACCTACCACGGCGTGTTTGTGAACATTCAG TACACACTGCGCTGTGACATGCGGCGGTCCCTGCTGGCCAAGGACCTGACCAAGACCTGCGAATTCATCGTTCACTCTGTG CCTCAGAAGGGGAAGCTGACTCCAAGTCCCGTTGACTTCACGATCACTCCGGAAACCTTGCAGAACGTCAAAGAG AGGGCCTCACTTCCCAAATTCCTCATCAGAGGACATCTCAACTCCACCAATTGTGCAATCACGCAGCCCCTGACAGGAGAGCTGGTGGTGGAGCATTCGGATGCTGCCATCCGGAGCATAGAGCTTCAGCTGGTGCGGGTGGAGACCTGTG GGTGTGCAGAAGGCTACGCACGTGATGCCACAGAGATTCAGAATATTCAAATCGCTGATGGGGACATTTGTAGAAACCTTTCTGTCCCTCTGTACATGGTCTTTCCCAGACTGTTCACCTGCCCAACCCTGGAGACCACTAACTTCAAAGTGG AGTTTGAGGTTAATGTGGTGGTCCTTCTTCATGCTGATCACCTCATCACGGAGAATTTCCCACTGAAGCTCTGCCGGACCTAG